From the genome of Chlorocebus sabaeus isolate Y175 chromosome 2, mChlSab1.0.hap1, whole genome shotgun sequence, one region includes:
- the TSHZ2 gene encoding teashirt homolog 2 isoform X1 — protein sequence MPRRKQQAPKRAAGYAQEEQLKEEEEIKEEEEEEDSGSVAQLQGGNDTGTDEELETGPEQKGCFSYQNSPGSHLSNQDAENESLLSDASDQVSDIKSVCGRDASDKKANTHVKLPNEAHNCMDKMTAVYANILSDSYWSGLGLGFKLSSSERRNCDTRNGSNKSDFDWHQDALSKSLQQNLPSRSVSKPSLFSSVQLYRQSSKMCGTVFTGASRFRCRQCSAAYDTLVELTVHMNETGHYQDDNRKKDKLRPTSYSKPRKRAFQDMDKEDAQKVLKCMFCGDSFDSLQDLSVHMIKTKHYQKVPLKEPVPTISSKMVTPAKKRVFDVNRPCSPDSTTGSFADSFSQKNANLQLSSNNRYGYQNGASYTWQFEACKSQILKCMECGSSHDTLQQLTTHMMVTGHFLKVTSSASKKGKQLVLDPLAVEKMQSLSEAPNSDSLAPKPSSNSVSDCAASTTELKKESKKERPEETSKDEKVVKSEDYEDPLQKPLDPTIKYQYLREEDLEDGSKGGGDILKSLENTVTTAINKAQNGAPSWSAYPSIHAAYQLSEGAKPPLPMGSQVLQIRPNLTNKLRPIAPKWKMMPLISVPTHLAPYTQIKKESEDKDEAVKECGKESPHEEASSFSHSEGDSFCKSETPPEAKKTELGSLKEEDKLMKEGSEKEKPQPLEPTSALSNGCALANHAPALPCINPLSALQSVLNNHLGKATEPLRSPSCSSPSSSTISMFHKSNLSVMDKPVLSPTSTRPASMSRRYLFENSDQPIDLTKSKSKKAESSQAQSCTSPPQKHALSDIADMVKVLPKATTPKPASSSRIPPMKLEMDVRRFEDVSSEVSTLHKRKGRQSNWNPQHLLILQAQFASSLFQTSEGKYLLSDLGPQERMQISKFTGLSMTTISHWLANVKYQLRKTGGTKFLKNMDKGHPIFYCSDCASQFRTPSTYISHLESHLGFQMKDMTRLSVDQPSKVEQEISRVSSAQRSPETIAVEEDTDSKFKCKLCCRTFVSKHAVKLHLSKTHSKSPEHHSQFVTDVDEE from the coding sequence GCTACGCCCAGGAGGAACAgctgaaagaagaggaggaaataaaagaagaagaggaggaggaggacagcgGTTCAGTAGCTCAACTGCAGGGTGGCAATGACACAGGGACGGACGAGGAGCTAGAAACGGGCCCGGAGCAAAAAGGTTGCTTCAGTTACCAGAACTCTCCGGGAAGTCATCTGTCCAATCAGGATGCCGAGAATGAGTCTCTGCTGAGCGACGCCAGTGATCAGGTGTCGGACATCAAGAGTGTCTGCGGCCGAGATGCCTCGGACAAGAAAGCAAACACTCACGTCAAGCTTCCAAACGAGGCACACAACTGCATGGATAAAATGACTGCTGTCTACGCCAACATCCTGTCGGATTCCTACTGGTCAGGCCTGGGCCTTGGCTTCAAGCTGTCCAGTAGTGAGAGGCGGAACTGTGACACCCGAAACGGCAGCAACAAGAGTGATTTTGACTGGCACCAAGACGCTCTGTCCAAAAGCCTGCAGCAGAACTTGCCTTCTAGGTCCGTCTCGAAACCCAGCCTGTTCAGCTCGGTGCAGTTGTACCGGCAGAGCAGCAAGATGTGCGGGACTGTATTCACAGGGGCCAGCAGATTCCGGTGCCGACAGTGCAGCGCGGCCTATGACACCCTAGTCGAGTTGACTGTGCACATGAATGAAACAGGCCACTATCAAGATGACAACCGCAAAAAGGACAAGCTCAGACCCACAAGCTATTCAAAGCCCCGGAAAAGGGCTTTCCAGGATATGGACAAGGAGGATGCTCAAAAGGTTCTGAAATGTATGTTTTGTGGCGACTCCTTCGATTCCCTCCAAGATTTGAGCGTCCacatgattaaaacaaaacattaccAAAAAGTGCCTTTGAAGGAGCCAGTCCCAACCATTTCCTCGAAAATGGTCACCCCGGCGAAAAAACGCGTTTTTGATGTCAATCGGCCGTGTTCCCCCGATTCAACCACAGGATCTTTTGCAGATTCTTTTTCTCAGAAGAACGCCAACTTGCAGTTGTCCTCCAACAACCGCTATGGCTACCAAAATGGAGCCAGCTACACCTGGCAGTTTGAGGCCTGCAAGTCCCAGATCTTAAAGTGCATGGAGTGTGGGAGCTCCCATGACACCTTGCAGCAGCTCACCACCCACATGATGGTCACAGGTCACTTTCTCAAGGTCACCAGCTCTGCCTCCAAGAAAGGGAAGCAGCTGGTGTTAGACCCGCTAGCAGTGGAGAAAATGCAGTCGTTGTCCGAGGCCCCCAACAGTGATTCTCTGGCTCCCAAGCCATCGAGTAACTCAGTATCAGATTGTGCAGCCTCTACAACTGAGCTAAAGAAAGAGAGTAAAAAAGAAAGGCCAGAGGAAACCAGCAAGGATGAGAAAGTCGTGAAAAGTGAGGACTATGAAGATCCTCTTCAAAAACCTTTAGACCCTACCATCAAATATCAATACCTGAGGGAGGAGGACTTGGAAGATGGCTCAAAGGGTGGAGGGGACATTTTGAAATCTTTGGAAAATACTGTCACCACAGCCATCAACAAAGCCCAAAACGGGGCCCCCAGCTGGAGTGCCTACCCCAGCATCCACGCAGCCTACCAGCTGTCTGAGGGCGCCAAGCCGCCTTTGCCTATGGGATCCCAGGTACTGCAGATCCGGCCTAATCTCACCAACAAGCTGAGGCCCATTGCACCAAAGTGGAAAATGATGCCACTCATTTCTGTGCCCACACACCTGGCCCCTTACACTCAAATCAAGAAGGAGTCAGAAGACAAAGATGAAGCCGTGAAGGAGTGTGGGAAAGAAAGTCCCCATGAAGAGGCCTCATCTTTCAGCCACAGTGAGGGCGATTCTTTCTGCAAAAGCGAAACGCCTCCAGAAGCCAAAAAGACTGAGCTGGGTTCCCTGAAGGAGGAGGACAAGCTGATGAAAGAGGGCAGCGAGAAGGAGAAACCCCAGCCCCTGGAGCCCACGTCTGCTCTGAGCAACGGGTGCGCCCTCGCCAACCACGCCCCGGCCCTGCCGTGCATCAACCCACTCAGCGCCCTGCAGTCCGTCCTGAACAATCACCTGGGCAAAGCCACGGAGCCCTTGCGCTCACCTTCCTGCTCCAGCCCAAGTTCAAGCACAATTTCCATGTTCCACAAGTCGAATCTCAGTGTCATGGACAAGCCGGTCTTGAGTCCCACCTCCACAAGGCCAGCCAGCATGTCCAGGCGCTACCTGTTTGAGAACAGCGATCAGCCCATCGACCTGACCAAGTCCAAAAGCAAGAAAGCTGAGTCCTCGCAAGCACAATCCTGTACGTCCCCACCTCAGAAGCACGCTCTGTCTGACATCGCCGACATGGTCAAAGTCCTCCCCAAAGCCACCACCCCAAAGCCAGCCTCCTCTTCCAGGATCCCTCCCATGAAGCTGGAAATGGATGTCAGACGCTTTGAGGATGTCTCCAGTGAAGTCTCAACTTTGCATAAAAGAAAAGGCCGGCAGTCCAACTGGAATCCTCAGCATCTTCTGATTCTACAAGCCCAGTTTGCCTCAAGCCTCTTCCAGACGTCAGAGGGCAAATACCTGCTGTCTGATCTGGGCCCACAAGAGCGTATGCAAATCTCGAAGTTTACGGGACTCTCAATGACCACTATCAGTCACTGGCTGGCCAACGTCAAGTACCAGCTTAGGAAAACGGGCGGGACGAAATTTCTGAAAAACATGGACAAAGGCCACCCCATCTTTTATTGCAGTGACTGTGCCTCCCAGTTCAGAACCCCTTCTACCTACATCAGTCACTTAGAATCTCACCTGGGTTTCCAAATGAAGGACATGACTCGCTTGTCAGTGGACCAGCCAAGCAAGGTGGAGCAAGAGATCTCCCGGGTATCGTCGGCTCAGAGGTCTCCGGAAACAATAGCTGTCGAAGAGGACACAGACTCTAAATTCAAGTGTAAGTTGTGCTGTCGGACATTTGTGAGCAAACATGCAGTAAAACTCCACCTAAGCAAAACGCACAGCAAGTCACCCGAACACCATTCACAGTTTGTAACAGACGTGGATGAAGAATAG
- the TSHZ2 gene encoding teashirt homolog 2 isoform X2: protein MPRRKQQAPKRAAGYAQEEQLKEEEEIKEEEEEEDSGSVAQLQGGNDTGTDEELETGPEQKGCFSYQNSPGSHLSNQDAENESLLSDASDQVSDIKSVCGRDASDKKANTHVKLPNEAHNCMDKMTAVYANILSDSYWSGLGLGFKLSSSERRNCDTRNGSNKSDFDWHQDALSKSLQQNLPSRSVSKPSLFSSVQLYRQSSKMCGTVFTGASRFRCRQCSAAYDTLVELTVHMNETGHYQDDNRKKDKLRPTSYSKPRKRAFQDMDKEDAQKVLKCMFCGDSFDSLQDLSVHMIKTKHYQKVPLKEPVPTISSKMVTPAKKRVFDVNRPCSPDSTTGSFADSFSQKNANLQLSSNNRYGYQNGASYTWQFEACKSQILKCMECGSSHDTLQQLTTHMMVTGHFLKVTSSASKKGKQLVLDPLAVEKMQSLSEAPNSDSLAPKPSSNSVSDCAASTTELKKESKKERPEETSKDEKVVKSEDYEDPLQKPLDPTIKYQYLREEDLEDGSKGGGDILKSLENTVTTAINKAQNGAPSWSAYPSIHAAYQLSEGAKPPLPMGSQVLQIRPNLTNKLRPIAPKWKMMPLISVPTHLAPYTQIKKESEDKDEAVKECGKESPHEEASSFSHSEGDSFCKSETPPEAKKTELGSLKEEDKLMKEGSEKEKPQPLEPTSALSNGCALANHAPALPCINPLSALQSVLNNHLGKATEPLRSPSCSSPSSSTISMFHKSNLSVMDKPVLSPTSTRPASMSRRYLFENSDQPIDLTKSKSKKAESSQAQSCTSPPQKHALSDIADMVKVLPKATTPKPASSSRIPPMKLEMDVRRFEDVSSEVSTLHKRKGRQSNWNPQHLLILQAQFASSLFQTSEGKYLLSDLGPQERMQISKFTGLSMTTISHWLANVKYQLRKTGGTKFLKNMDKGHPIFYCSDCASQFRTPSTYISHLESHLGFQMKDMTRLSVDQPSKVEQEISRVSSAQRSPETIAVEEDTDSKFK from the coding sequence GCTACGCCCAGGAGGAACAgctgaaagaagaggaggaaataaaagaagaagaggaggaggaggacagcgGTTCAGTAGCTCAACTGCAGGGTGGCAATGACACAGGGACGGACGAGGAGCTAGAAACGGGCCCGGAGCAAAAAGGTTGCTTCAGTTACCAGAACTCTCCGGGAAGTCATCTGTCCAATCAGGATGCCGAGAATGAGTCTCTGCTGAGCGACGCCAGTGATCAGGTGTCGGACATCAAGAGTGTCTGCGGCCGAGATGCCTCGGACAAGAAAGCAAACACTCACGTCAAGCTTCCAAACGAGGCACACAACTGCATGGATAAAATGACTGCTGTCTACGCCAACATCCTGTCGGATTCCTACTGGTCAGGCCTGGGCCTTGGCTTCAAGCTGTCCAGTAGTGAGAGGCGGAACTGTGACACCCGAAACGGCAGCAACAAGAGTGATTTTGACTGGCACCAAGACGCTCTGTCCAAAAGCCTGCAGCAGAACTTGCCTTCTAGGTCCGTCTCGAAACCCAGCCTGTTCAGCTCGGTGCAGTTGTACCGGCAGAGCAGCAAGATGTGCGGGACTGTATTCACAGGGGCCAGCAGATTCCGGTGCCGACAGTGCAGCGCGGCCTATGACACCCTAGTCGAGTTGACTGTGCACATGAATGAAACAGGCCACTATCAAGATGACAACCGCAAAAAGGACAAGCTCAGACCCACAAGCTATTCAAAGCCCCGGAAAAGGGCTTTCCAGGATATGGACAAGGAGGATGCTCAAAAGGTTCTGAAATGTATGTTTTGTGGCGACTCCTTCGATTCCCTCCAAGATTTGAGCGTCCacatgattaaaacaaaacattaccAAAAAGTGCCTTTGAAGGAGCCAGTCCCAACCATTTCCTCGAAAATGGTCACCCCGGCGAAAAAACGCGTTTTTGATGTCAATCGGCCGTGTTCCCCCGATTCAACCACAGGATCTTTTGCAGATTCTTTTTCTCAGAAGAACGCCAACTTGCAGTTGTCCTCCAACAACCGCTATGGCTACCAAAATGGAGCCAGCTACACCTGGCAGTTTGAGGCCTGCAAGTCCCAGATCTTAAAGTGCATGGAGTGTGGGAGCTCCCATGACACCTTGCAGCAGCTCACCACCCACATGATGGTCACAGGTCACTTTCTCAAGGTCACCAGCTCTGCCTCCAAGAAAGGGAAGCAGCTGGTGTTAGACCCGCTAGCAGTGGAGAAAATGCAGTCGTTGTCCGAGGCCCCCAACAGTGATTCTCTGGCTCCCAAGCCATCGAGTAACTCAGTATCAGATTGTGCAGCCTCTACAACTGAGCTAAAGAAAGAGAGTAAAAAAGAAAGGCCAGAGGAAACCAGCAAGGATGAGAAAGTCGTGAAAAGTGAGGACTATGAAGATCCTCTTCAAAAACCTTTAGACCCTACCATCAAATATCAATACCTGAGGGAGGAGGACTTGGAAGATGGCTCAAAGGGTGGAGGGGACATTTTGAAATCTTTGGAAAATACTGTCACCACAGCCATCAACAAAGCCCAAAACGGGGCCCCCAGCTGGAGTGCCTACCCCAGCATCCACGCAGCCTACCAGCTGTCTGAGGGCGCCAAGCCGCCTTTGCCTATGGGATCCCAGGTACTGCAGATCCGGCCTAATCTCACCAACAAGCTGAGGCCCATTGCACCAAAGTGGAAAATGATGCCACTCATTTCTGTGCCCACACACCTGGCCCCTTACACTCAAATCAAGAAGGAGTCAGAAGACAAAGATGAAGCCGTGAAGGAGTGTGGGAAAGAAAGTCCCCATGAAGAGGCCTCATCTTTCAGCCACAGTGAGGGCGATTCTTTCTGCAAAAGCGAAACGCCTCCAGAAGCCAAAAAGACTGAGCTGGGTTCCCTGAAGGAGGAGGACAAGCTGATGAAAGAGGGCAGCGAGAAGGAGAAACCCCAGCCCCTGGAGCCCACGTCTGCTCTGAGCAACGGGTGCGCCCTCGCCAACCACGCCCCGGCCCTGCCGTGCATCAACCCACTCAGCGCCCTGCAGTCCGTCCTGAACAATCACCTGGGCAAAGCCACGGAGCCCTTGCGCTCACCTTCCTGCTCCAGCCCAAGTTCAAGCACAATTTCCATGTTCCACAAGTCGAATCTCAGTGTCATGGACAAGCCGGTCTTGAGTCCCACCTCCACAAGGCCAGCCAGCATGTCCAGGCGCTACCTGTTTGAGAACAGCGATCAGCCCATCGACCTGACCAAGTCCAAAAGCAAGAAAGCTGAGTCCTCGCAAGCACAATCCTGTACGTCCCCACCTCAGAAGCACGCTCTGTCTGACATCGCCGACATGGTCAAAGTCCTCCCCAAAGCCACCACCCCAAAGCCAGCCTCCTCTTCCAGGATCCCTCCCATGAAGCTGGAAATGGATGTCAGACGCTTTGAGGATGTCTCCAGTGAAGTCTCAACTTTGCATAAAAGAAAAGGCCGGCAGTCCAACTGGAATCCTCAGCATCTTCTGATTCTACAAGCCCAGTTTGCCTCAAGCCTCTTCCAGACGTCAGAGGGCAAATACCTGCTGTCTGATCTGGGCCCACAAGAGCGTATGCAAATCTCGAAGTTTACGGGACTCTCAATGACCACTATCAGTCACTGGCTGGCCAACGTCAAGTACCAGCTTAGGAAAACGGGCGGGACGAAATTTCTGAAAAACATGGACAAAGGCCACCCCATCTTTTATTGCAGTGACTGTGCCTCCCAGTTCAGAACCCCTTCTACCTACATCAGTCACTTAGAATCTCACCTGGGTTTCCAAATGAAGGACATGACTCGCTTGTCAGTGGACCAGCCAAGCAAGGTGGAGCAAGAGATCTCCCGGGTATCGTCGGCTCAGAGGTCTCCGGAAACAATAGCTGTCGAAGAGGACACAGACTCTAAATTCAAGT